Proteins encoded in a region of the Pelobates fuscus isolate aPelFus1 chromosome 11, aPelFus1.pri, whole genome shotgun sequence genome:
- the LOC134577034 gene encoding indolethylamine N-methyltransferase-like, whose protein sequence is MDARAGTHKLYHQYEFNPKEFYEMYLSPNCNSQLQENYIVYPMRQLNNEMSSGRITGDRMTELTIGPVLFKLLVCSEYFKEITVLESNARCKVELEKWLNKDGDALQMRHITDIACTLQGKRDGWKEKEEKTRSRIKQVLMCDFTKENPTDPITVPKSDCFVCIWTLEVISQTQSEFQRNLKKCATLLKLGGHLLFFGVFNGNYFLVGKHKFHILSYDEVFLRQALADCGFLIQCLELTEGKGGEGLIDSGHLVYVRAVKVKEE, encoded by the exons ATGGACGCAAGAGCTGGCACTCATAAGCTCTATCATCAGTATGAATTTAACCCCAAAGAATTTTATGAGATGTACCTCTCACCGAACTGTAACTCCCAACTTCAGGAGAACTATATCGTCTATCCCATGAGACAACTGAATAACGAGATGTCATCAG GTCGTATCACGGGGGACAGAATGACGGAATTAACCATCGGCCCCGTGCTGTTTAAACTCCTGGTTTGCAGCGAATATTTTAAGGAAATTACGGTTTTAGAAAGTAACGCTCGGTGTAAAGTGGAGTTGGAGAAATGGCTGAATAAGGACGGAGACGCCTTGCAGATGAGACATATTACAGACATAGCGTGCACGCTGCAAGGAAAAAG GGACGGGTGGAAGGAAAAGGAAGAGAAGACGAGGAGTCGAATTAAACAGGTTCTAATGTGCGACTTTACCAAGGAGAATCCCACGGATCCCATCACCGTGCCAAAGTCGGATTGCTTCGTTTGTATATGGACCCTGGAAGTGATTAGCCAAACGCAGAGCGAATTCCAAAGAAACCTGAAAAAATGTGCCACACTTCTAAAGCTAGGCGGACACCTGCTGTTTTTCGGGGTGTTTAATGGAAACTATTTTTTGGTGGGAAAGCACAAATTCCATATTTTATCCTATGACGAGGTGTTTTTAAGACAGGCGTTGGCAGACTGCGGGTTCCTTATTCAGTGTCTGGAGCTAACAGAAGGCAAAGGAGGTGAGGGGCTGATAGATTCTGGCCACTTAGTTTATGTCAGGGCTGTGAAGGTGAAGGAAGAATAG
- the LOC134578052 gene encoding uncharacterized protein LOC134578052 isoform X3 — translation MRPNDQSGLYDILEDVPKALLPGVGGKKILDFWWKAVNVRQLFSEVYLVTNADKYKHYERWATANDFPVENIINDGTTMYDTRLGAVADLELAISSKKLRDDIMVIAGDMLCADQDFDMAQVLKFFRLKGGELAIYYEMEDGECTSTRGIVEVCPDTHRILHFFEKPQPGETTSRMASVVFYCFQKETLQTLPSFLNEFPNIEQRVLGRYMEWLINVVEVPVYGMKLPTGFQLIGQVGLADYTKWLTHYSTMKNEPKVKSITCRAYARIGIIGNPSDGYYGKTISMSIANFWAEVTISESKKLVLVPHPLNDPTEFGSLLDLFYISRKEGYLGGLRLLQATCKKFYEFCSEKGIALSKQNFTVKYNVNIPRQVGLAGSSAIVSATLKCLMEFYNLTDDDLPKSMRPNFILDVEKEELFITAGLQDRVVQVYEGLVYMNFSKSLMEEQGYGNYENMDMECAPPFWLAYMRDPSDSGVIHSNVRQRWINGDPDVLEAMRLFAELTDQARIAMENKDWPELAELMNRNLELRRSIFTDSCLGQGNLKMIEIAKQHGSAVKFPGSGGAVIGLCLHPNKLMELKKAFQENGFVFCHIVPHSPVTAIRKEESPSGPQ, via the exons GAGACAGCTTTTCAGTGAAGTTTATCTCGTGACCAATGCAGACAA GTATAAGCATTACGAGCGGTGGGCTACAGCAAATGACTTTCCAGTGGAGAATATTATTAATGACGGGACCACCATGTACGACACGAGGCTCGGAGCTGTTGCGGACCTTGAGCTTGCAATTTCCAGCAAAAAGCTGCGCGATGACATCATGGTG ATCGCAGGGGACATGCTGTGTGCCGATCAGGATTTTGACATGGCTCAAGTACTTAAATTCTTTCGGCTGAAG ggaggtgagcttgcaatctattatGAGATGGAAGATGGGGAGTGTACATCTACCAGAGGGATAGTGGAGGTCTGTCCAGACACGCACAG AATTTTGCACTTTTTTGAGAAGCCTCAACCTGGAGAAACTACCTCGAGAATGGCGAGCGTTGTGTTTTATTGTTTCCAAAAGGAAACGTTACAAACTCTGCCATCTTTTCTGAACGAGTTCCCAAATATCGAACAGCGAGTTCTTGGCCGATATATG GAATGGCTCATAAATGTCGTCGAGGTCCCCGTCTACGGAATGAAGCTGCCAACGGGCTTCCAGCTGATTGGACAGGTG GGTTTGGCTGATTATACCAAGTGGCTGACTCACTATTCCACAATGAAAAATGAACCAAAAGTGAAGTCAATAACGTGTCGCGCTTATGCAAG AATTGGAATAATTGGAAACCCATCAGACGGCTACTATGgaaagaccatttcaatgagtATTGCGAACTTTTGGGCCGAAGTCACAATATCAGAAAGTAAAAAACTG gtACTTGTTCCCCACCCACTCAATGATCCGACAGAATTTGGGAGTTTACTCGATTTGTTCTACATAAGTAGAAAGGAGGG GTACCTGGGGGGTCTGAGGCTGTTACAGGCCACGTGTAAGAAATTCTATGAGTTCTGCTCAGAGAAAGG CATCGCTCTGTCGAAGCAGAATTTTACAGTGAAGTATAATGTGAACATCCCAAGACAAGTG GGTCTAGCTGGGAGCAG CGCAATTGTGTCGGCAACATTAAAATGCCTCATGGAGTTTTATAATCTGACGGATGAT GATCTGCCAAAATCAATGAGACCAAACTTCATTCTCGATGTGGAAAAGGAAGAGTTGTTTATTACGGCAGGACTACAAGACCGCGTCGTCCAG GTGTACGAAGGCCTGGTGTACATGAATTTCAGTAAATCCTTAATGGAGGAGCAGGGCTACG GAAACTATGAGAATATGGACATGGAGTGCGCCCCTCCGTTTTGGTTGGCGTACATGAGAGATCCGAGCGATTCCGGGGTAATTCATAGTAATGTGCGCCAGCGATGGATTAACG GAGACCCAGATGTTCTGGAAGCGATGAGATTGTTTGCAGAGCTGACCGATCAAGCCAG AATTGCAATGGAGAATAAAGATTGGCCAGAACTGGCAGAATTAATGAACAGGAACCTAGAACTCAGAAG ATCTATTTTTACAGACTCATGCCTGGGACAAGGGAATCTGAAAATGATAGAGATTGCAAAGCAG CACGGCTCCGCGGTGAAATTTCCTGGCAGTGGGGGAGCAGTGATCGGATTGTGCCTCCATCCAAATAAACTG atggaaCTGAAGAAGGCATTCCAGGAGAATGGTTTTGTATTCTGCCACATTGTCCCCCACAGTCCGGTGACAGCCATAAGAAAGGAGGAAAGTCCTTCCGGACCACAATAA
- the LOC134578052 gene encoding uncharacterized protein LOC134578052 isoform X2 encodes MICILLVAGHGTLLENHIKNDQSGLYDILEDVPKALLPGVGGKKILDFWWKAVNVRQLFSEVYLVTNADKYKHYERWATANDFPVENIINDGTTMYDTRLGAVADLELAISSKKLRDDIMVIAGDMLCADQDFDMAQVLKFFRLKGGELAIYYEMEDGECTSTRGIVEVCPDTHRILHFFEKPQPGETTSRMASVVFYCFQKETLQTLPSFLNEFPNIEQRVLGRYMEWLINVVEVPVYGMKLPTGFQLIGQVGLADYTKWLTHYSTMKNEPKVKSITCRAYARIGIIGNPSDGYYGKTISMSIANFWAEVTISESKKLVLVPHPLNDPTEFGSLLDLFYISRKEGYLGGLRLLQATCKKFYEFCSEKGIALSKQNFTVKYNVNIPRQVGLAGSSAIVSATLKCLMEFYNLTDDDLPKSMRPNFILDVEKEELFITAGLQDRVVQVYEGLVYMNFSKSLMEEQGYGNYENMDMECAPPFWLAYMRDPSDSGVIHSNVRQRWINGDPDVLEAMRLFAELTDQARIAMENKDWPELAELMNRNLELRRSIFTDSCLGQGNLKMIEIAKQHGSAVKFPGSGGAVIGLCLHPNKLMELKKAFQENGFVFCHIVPHSPVTAIRKEESPSGPQ; translated from the exons GAGACAGCTTTTCAGTGAAGTTTATCTCGTGACCAATGCAGACAA GTATAAGCATTACGAGCGGTGGGCTACAGCAAATGACTTTCCAGTGGAGAATATTATTAATGACGGGACCACCATGTACGACACGAGGCTCGGAGCTGTTGCGGACCTTGAGCTTGCAATTTCCAGCAAAAAGCTGCGCGATGACATCATGGTG ATCGCAGGGGACATGCTGTGTGCCGATCAGGATTTTGACATGGCTCAAGTACTTAAATTCTTTCGGCTGAAG ggaggtgagcttgcaatctattatGAGATGGAAGATGGGGAGTGTACATCTACCAGAGGGATAGTGGAGGTCTGTCCAGACACGCACAG AATTTTGCACTTTTTTGAGAAGCCTCAACCTGGAGAAACTACCTCGAGAATGGCGAGCGTTGTGTTTTATTGTTTCCAAAAGGAAACGTTACAAACTCTGCCATCTTTTCTGAACGAGTTCCCAAATATCGAACAGCGAGTTCTTGGCCGATATATG GAATGGCTCATAAATGTCGTCGAGGTCCCCGTCTACGGAATGAAGCTGCCAACGGGCTTCCAGCTGATTGGACAGGTG GGTTTGGCTGATTATACCAAGTGGCTGACTCACTATTCCACAATGAAAAATGAACCAAAAGTGAAGTCAATAACGTGTCGCGCTTATGCAAG AATTGGAATAATTGGAAACCCATCAGACGGCTACTATGgaaagaccatttcaatgagtATTGCGAACTTTTGGGCCGAAGTCACAATATCAGAAAGTAAAAAACTG gtACTTGTTCCCCACCCACTCAATGATCCGACAGAATTTGGGAGTTTACTCGATTTGTTCTACATAAGTAGAAAGGAGGG GTACCTGGGGGGTCTGAGGCTGTTACAGGCCACGTGTAAGAAATTCTATGAGTTCTGCTCAGAGAAAGG CATCGCTCTGTCGAAGCAGAATTTTACAGTGAAGTATAATGTGAACATCCCAAGACAAGTG GGTCTAGCTGGGAGCAG CGCAATTGTGTCGGCAACATTAAAATGCCTCATGGAGTTTTATAATCTGACGGATGAT GATCTGCCAAAATCAATGAGACCAAACTTCATTCTCGATGTGGAAAAGGAAGAGTTGTTTATTACGGCAGGACTACAAGACCGCGTCGTCCAG GTGTACGAAGGCCTGGTGTACATGAATTTCAGTAAATCCTTAATGGAGGAGCAGGGCTACG GAAACTATGAGAATATGGACATGGAGTGCGCCCCTCCGTTTTGGTTGGCGTACATGAGAGATCCGAGCGATTCCGGGGTAATTCATAGTAATGTGCGCCAGCGATGGATTAACG GAGACCCAGATGTTCTGGAAGCGATGAGATTGTTTGCAGAGCTGACCGATCAAGCCAG AATTGCAATGGAGAATAAAGATTGGCCAGAACTGGCAGAATTAATGAACAGGAACCTAGAACTCAGAAG ATCTATTTTTACAGACTCATGCCTGGGACAAGGGAATCTGAAAATGATAGAGATTGCAAAGCAG CACGGCTCCGCGGTGAAATTTCCTGGCAGTGGGGGAGCAGTGATCGGATTGTGCCTCCATCCAAATAAACTG atggaaCTGAAGAAGGCATTCCAGGAGAATGGTTTTGTATTCTGCCACATTGTCCCCCACAGTCCGGTGACAGCCATAAGAAAGGAGGAAAGTCCTTCCGGACCACAATAA